The genomic interval CACTGTGTTTGTTCTTGTGGTGTTAAGGATATGGCAAAATCTTAGACCAGTGCTATCACATTACATATGTATCATAGACCACAAATgggagccacatatgtaattttaaattctctgatAGTGGCATTTAAGACtacaaaaacagatgaaattaacgttttttatttaacCCATTGTATTCAAAATAGTATCACTTCAacatatataactttaaaaatattaatgagacattttatttttgtttgtctatttatttatatttttggtgtaCGGGTCTTTGAAATCCAGGGTTTATTTTACATgcacagcacatctcagtttagTCTGGTCActtttcaaatgctcaatagctACATGTCGCTGGTGGCTATGTATTGAACAGTGTTGTTCTAGATCATTCCTAGACCAAAAGGTAGAAGTTGCTCAGCATTTTGCAACATTTGAGGGTATCTTTCCAACATCAAGTAGTTTATGTACTATGTGTTTTATTATACTGTCAGGTATATTAAAGAggcctctcttttctccattcatcatTTTCCTACTTACAGTACTTTTGTCCAATAAAGGTCTGTTTATCAAttttcattgccttttctttctcctacagCAATTTATGGTACTGACCTCTTATACAAAAATGATAGCATATCTTTAAATTTtagggattttgtttttaattacaaaaaatactACATTTATTGTAACAAACTTCAAACAATACAGAGTGTATGTATAAAAAGATAGTTAAGTAATCCTTagttctttttcatctttcattttctattctctGAGGTGTAAACCACTGTTTTCAAAGGACGATATCCTATCTGTTCTTAGGAATATACATTTGTGAGAAATTCTTAAAGTGAGGAAACTGATACTTGGGAAATACCTCTTAAAGTGGACCTATTTAAAATGAAGACTAAAGCTTCttagtaataaataaaagatttgttTGGGacaattttctgaaataaaaacatttattttaccacatatttaataaaatttgggTTTTAATTATGGCTGTGCTAATTCTCAATTAAGAAGGAATGATACATTGGTATAATTTTTCCACTAAAATTGTGTGATAGTCTGATAGCATCCTTCACTTTGTTTGACTTTCTTAGTATTTATCATACAGACTAGACCAGTGCATCAGTTTTAGGAAAACTATTGAGAGCTTTAGCGGTTTCTCAAGGGATTTTTCATAATCCTTtgacatttcctttcttgtttttttattctgtcATCATCCTTGATGCATTCCCTTTTTCAGTTGTTACTGGTTTGATTCAGCCAGATCTACATTCCCCAAGGGTTTTGCTGTAGAATGAGTACTTCCTTCAGCACTATTTTCATAGACTTCATGAAATCCTACACTCTTTTCAAGAtttgtattttcactttacaATTGAGTTGCATTGTGTTTAGTTTGTATTTTTGGATGTTTAAAACATTAGACTGTTAGTAAGAGGTAGATAGGCAAAACCAGGATACATAGTTGCAGTAGCTGTTAGTGTTAAGTAGAAATGGATCTTATAGGTGGTCAAGGCacatttgaatattattttattataagggCTTTTGATTCTCTCTGCAAACTTGTAACTTAAGGAACTGAACTGCCTGTTTAAATAATAGCTTTTATTGAGACTTTACCATGACTGGAAAGTTTGTATtcatgtatcattttatttaacctGTTCAGTGTGCCTATGAAATAAGCCTGTTATTATAATACCTCATTTTATGCtttgagtaaactgaggcttacaATGGTAACTTTTGCCCCAGTAAAGTTATTTGTCTAAGGTAAGGGCTAATCAAGTGTGGAGCTGGGATTCTAACCCAGGAAACCAGCCCATATTGGCTGCTCActcatgtacatgcacacacacacacacacacacacaccgtgcaaaaaaaaaaaagaggattgaattataattttctttttttaacttagtatTATGTTTTGGATATAGATTCATTGTATGGATGGGCCATAATTTTAAGGAATTACCCCTGTTTAGATTGTttgcagtttttgtttattttttattttgctaatgttGCTGTTCTTGATAACTAAGAAGCTTAGATTATAATAACCGTGTGGGAAATAGAGGAGAGGAGGCATTGGGCCTGGGAGAGATGAGTTAGAAACTGGGTTCACTTCCTAAAGCCTTAACTTCACAAAGAGTTGTATCCCACTCAGAGGATGtactaggaaaaaaattactcagtgttacagaaagaaaataaggaagcttGTCTATTTTCACCTGGGTTCTGAGTGAAGGGAAAAAGTGTTCTGAGATTTTGTAGCTACTGTTTTACCTCCATGTGGTTTGTGTTTCATACATATAATTTTACTGAACAGTCCAGAAAAATCTAactcttaaaaatagacattaatgTAGAACCAGTTCATAAAAGAACACTTACAGTCTGGCTGAATGAAATTCCCACAGATAAAGCCCCACTGAGGTTGAGCTCACCACCCACCCAAAAttaccaaaaaagaagaagaagaagaagaaggaggaggaggaggatcaTGCCAAGACACATCAGAATTAAATCCTCAAGAATTTCAGAAAGTAGAActattacataataaatatttaatattataataaaaattgaagtataaaactaataaaaaagtaaatgccaCAATtgtaataataaacattaaaaaataaaatggaaatgttaaaaatgattaaaggtaaaaagaaaacaagtatcaGAACAATATCAACACAACTATTAAAAAAGCATAAGACCAGGGAGatcaggggagggtgggggtaaATAGGACTTATATAATAAAAccttattcattaaaatttaaaaactgataggATAGGATAAAATGCATTATAtgcaaatttgaagaaaaaactAGTGATGTGGAAGGTGAATCTGAAGGTATTGCCCTGAATGAATAGAATTGGTAAAAGACTCAGAGATAAAATACTCAAATTCAAGAAGCACAGTGGTGTTCTagtagaaaaataatactaaacaCACACTTAAAACACATAGTAGACACTTGAACACCAGGTACCTAAGAGAATATCAAGAGAATcaccagagaagaaagagattacCTACAAAGCAGTGACACACTGACAACAGATTTCCTAACAGTAACAACAGAAGTCAAATCTGTTAAAGGATGGGAGCAGtggaaagatattttcagacaaaaaCTACAAGTACATATGGAAGatattgtgaaataaaaacacCTGTACAGTTGTTTAGGAGACAGATACAAATAATAGTTAACTTTAGGTATTGAGAGAAGTACTCATGTTAAAATGCTAACAGACTAGAAATAAGAGTATGGAGCCTTTTGAGcagtaggaaaacaaacaaacaaacaacttggTCAATCTTAAAGTAGGGAAATAAGAAAACTACAAAAGTAGGATAAATGGAAaggaagcacaaaataaaaaggtagaagTACTTCCAGATATATCTAtaattgtaataaatataaatgcactaAATTTGACAATTAAAAGACTGACATTGACAGAATAGGTAAAGAGTACACAGTTCAGTTGTATGCTGTTTGCAAGAGATACATCTAAAGCATGGTAACacaagttgaaagtaaaaggacaagaaataaaagcTGCCATAGTTAAATTACTTTTAGACAACATAGACTGtagcacccctgcccccaaattcAGCAAGAGAAGAGATTGCTGCATAATGGTTAAGAGTAACAGTTTATCaggaaaatagaataattttcaaTGTAAGTATCAGGTAACatcagaaaattatataaaagtataaaaattaatatacagactCAAACCAATAATTCCACAAATACAGGTATTTCATAAATACACTCCAATGATTAGTTAAGCAAACAGACAATAAGATACGATTTGAACAATACTTAATAAACATGATttaatgaacacacacacatgtaacaCCCATGATTGATTAAGCAGACAAACAGTAAGTAAGGTTATCATTTGAGTATGTGTGTAATCACTGTTAACATTACAAAGAGGAGACAATCAGACATTATAGCTCTCTGATGTGATGTAATAGGAAGTGCATAGTTGGATTTAGAcatattcttgttttaaaaaaaattaaacccaaatccTATCAAGCCTCTAGATCACCACTTTTTAGGAAGTACAGAGACTATTTATAAGAGTTTATTGGACAATACTACAAGAATGCAGTCAGCAAACTCCACAGAATGTGAGAAATTCTATAGGACAAATAACcaagtttctttaacaaatgaatGGCAAGATAGGAAAACATAAACAGTTTGATTAGCACCTATAAATTAAAAGACCAGTGTGTAGATCTTTTGGGATCCTGATTTTAACAAATcaagtgttcaaaaaaaaaaaaaaaaaaaaaaaaaaaaagttggcctCAGAAGTTGAGCACTGGATATATAATGATTTAAggaattatttctctctctcttttttttaaggtgtgtATGGTTTTGTTGAAAAGAAGTCAGTCTTCTAAAGACAGATACTGAGGTACTTAAGGAtagaatgaaataatatttgggactttaaaataatccagtgagggtGGGAATATATGCACAGATAACATGAAGAAACAGTGGCTCTGATTTGAAGCTGAGTAATGGGTATTTGAGagtcattataaatattttctaatacgTGCTTGAAAATTTTTGTCATGCAAAagtaataacagcaacaacaaaaactttagAATATAGCTAATTAAGTCACTAGCTCAGGAAGTTAATCAAAGAAAAATGGCATTATCCTAAAGAAAATTGAAGGAAGAGATTGAGATGAGAGATGAAGGCAGAAATTAATGATATggaaatgatacagagaagatccTCTTCCTGTTTATTAACATACATTAATTGTGCCTTGCCTTCTTCCCAAAGGATTTTGAGATCCCCAAAGggatagagaaataaatgttacCAGACGTCTGGGATGGATTAATCATTCATTGTATTTGTACACCAGACTTGATTCTGTGTTTTCTGGAAAAGAGCAGAAAGGGACATATTTGCTATACCTGATAAAGGGACTGTGTAACTTTGAGAGACATGCTGTTTTCCCTTCTATTTTATACATGGGAGATGGGATAAGATGGTAATTACTTTCAACTTTGGTTTGCAAAAGTTAGAAAATGTTTTGCAAGTGGACATTTCCTGTATCCACCAGCTGTGAAAATCAAgatttttaacttagaaaatcTAATCTTAGCTTTTGTAGTGAGTGAAGATacatagtttacttttgctttcagAAAAAATGCTAAGGATTTACCGGTAAACGTGAAGGAACTTGCAGAGTTGGAAGATCATTTTGCAACCATCATACTAAAGATTGGGTCAGATTAGACTTGTTAGTGGATGCTAAATCTAGGGGAAATTTTGATGAGGAGTAGGATATTTGTATGCTCTTGAAGTGTTACTCCACAGACTGCTTTTAGTTGCAAGGGAGAAAATACACAGTAATTATACAGTAGAGAAACTGGACAGTACCTTGACCAGGTACTCAAAGCTAAAGTCACCATTGAAGGACAGATGGGAATCATGTGCCTCCAGATGTGAGGCTCTGAGAAGGACACATGACCATCTATGTACTATTCTGGCTGAGAATGTATAACCTCAATCCAGTCATGAGGAAACACCAGATAAACCCTAACTGGGGgatgttctattaaaaaaaagggtgggAGAAGGAACAGTGTTCCAAATTGTCAATGTCCTAAAAGACAATGAAAGTCTGTGAAAACATTCTAGAAGGTAGGAGGCTAAAGAGACGTAACTAAATGCAGTACCTGATTGTAAACCGGATCCAGTATTGGAGAGGGAAATATACTAAAAGGTCTTTAGTGGGTCAGCTGACAAAATTGGAATATGTATGTTTGATTTGATAAAAGTATCCATGTTAAATTTGCTGACATGATAACTGTattaaaattatcaaagaaaatatgCCAACTTATAGGAAATATACTCTGAAGTATTTAGGGATAAAGGGCCATGATGTCTGTGATTTGCCCTCAAAAGGTTTAGAACAAatatttgcgtgtgtgtgtaaagagTGGAAACGTGTACGATtgcaaatgataaagcaaatgaagtaaaaataacataaatctgGGTAAAGGATTGCAGGATGCTGTTTgtagtatttttgcttttgtaacttatctgtaaatttgaaattatttccaagtaaAAAGACCAGATATATGCTGTTGTTATGATGCATTCTAATGAACAAAGTGGTAGTGCTTAATTTGTTCTTGAAGAATGAACAGTTAACATGCCCATTAGGCAGTTTCTCTCAAATATCCTCTGTCTCTAGTGAGCCATTGGTAAGTACTGGATCATATCAGTTCATGGTTGAATTATCCAGTGAGTGCCTTAAGTGCCAGTATTCTCTATTGTTGATTGAAGAAGGATCCCTATGTTTTATATACCGAATGTGGGCCAACAGCATTAAAATTCtgttataaaaattgtaaaagccTGATTTGTTCTATGCTAGTTTACCTATCATGAAGATGGGACAGAGAGGTACTTAGAGGAAGTTACTGATTATTTTctctcaagaaatatttgaaactttaGAAGCAGTTGGACACGTTCTCACAAATGATCCTAGTCTTCAGAAGTAtaggatagaaaaaaatgatttggcctaaaatatttgaaaggtgtATATTAGCAGTTAACTGCCCACCATCACAAAGGAATCTTAAGTTTTTATCTCCTTCAGAAAATATAATTCTCTGCAATATAATTGCATGCTGATGGCCATTCCAGAATAAATTGCAAAGTACACCCCAAATAACCTGCCTGTTAAGAAGAAAACTGGACcaataaaaagcatttagaatattgtaaaaaagttaaaaccataTTAAAGAGCGAAAGAAAACATCAAGTGCTATTAGTAAATATCTGGGTGGGAATTTTTTAATCTAAGATTTAAAAACTTGTGTATGCCAGGCATCCCTTCTCCCCTTGTTAAAGGCCTTTCATGCCTACAGTTGCaaaaaaaagttcacaaaaaACATAACAGGGCTTTAAACTGATTTGATATTATCTTAAAGGTCCACAAGATGGGGAtgctcctctttttttctatgtCTGTGAGAAATTATGAAAGAATTGTTCTAGCCAGTGGTGTATTGGAGAATCTCCTACTGGTCTGAGAGCTGATTGTTAAAGTTTTAGGAATTTTGCAAACTGGTAACACAGCCATCATTAAGAATTAAATTACATAgcttattattaaataaatggcattaaaaaaggtaatcaatatttaaaattcacttcctaattattttactatgATTTATGTTCTTGAAGTTATTTATGAATATCGAACCTTTAGGTTGAGCTACTGTATCATGGCGTGTTACTGCGTGTCTTTCCCCAATTCCATTTTCAGTGAAGTTACATCGATAGCTTAGAATTAGCTACGGTAGGAATATTTACATCACAGAGTTAAGCAAATGCCATAAATCGGGGCTTGATTTATTGTTTATTGCTCGTCTATATGTAAAGTGATGGAGAAAATGCTAATAATGCAAACTTAAAGTGTCAGGTCTTTATCTATTACATTGTACATAGCTCAAAAATTGagaatatattttgcatttcagaAATGATTATTCACTTCAGCAAAGAAGTTACTCACATTGTTGACATCATTGATGCGAGTGAAAATATCAACCAGTCCTCTGAATTACAGTGGAAAGCTGGTTGCTAAACATTTACCAGCGCGTTGCTGGTCATGGCCTAATTGAGTTTGGTGTTCTGGTAAGAAGTGGGTGGTATAAATTTCTTACACTGTTTTCAGCTTTAGGAAATCGTATCATGACATGTGGGcattaacttaaaaaaggaaaattatgttttaaaagtcatTAGCAGTagcacaaaataattttaaatttgaagccTTTGATACATATCTAttgtggaagagaaaaatagaatcataGAATTTCAAGTCTGAAGAATGCTTAAATCCTGACTTACCTACAGATAGAAATTCTTTCTCTAGTGTATCAGTCAGTCATCCAGACTGTAGAGACAGAGCTCATTACCTGATTAATAGTGTTGGAAAGTTCTATATATGGAgctaaactttgtttttctttaatttctaccAATTGGTTCTGGTACTGACTTCTGGAGAAGCATAGAATCATAGAAGAGAACATTTATCTCTTCTGTAGAGCAACTAGCTCTTCAGGTTTAAAGGTAGTTTGGATGTTTCCAGTTAGACCTCTTTAGGCAAGAAGTAACCTTTAATTCCTTTAACCATATTTTGTGTGATATATTTTCTGAGCTGTACAATCTAAGATTGTGTTGCTTTTGTAAACATCCACATCACTACCTTTTGAGGTTTATTGACTTTACAGatgaaatttaattctttttttgtgcAATTACACACAAATCAGTTGTTCTGTGgtgtttgattttttaatcaaAGCAGATCTTTGTATTTATTCGTATTACTTCAGCACAGCATTCCAGATTGGAGAAATGATACTAAAttgtaattttatcattttgggCATTTATTAACCATGCTGATTTTGTATTAGTTGCAGATTTGATAAGCACtcattgtttattgtttatattcaaattattgtttaaaatgttgaatttcaAAGGCCTGTGGGGACACAGATTATCTTTAAATAATCCTCTCTAAATTCATTTCTGCCTATTACTACTTTTTGCTGCAAGTCCACCTTCTAGTTCTATTAAGTAGCCCACATTTTCCATCTTATAATGCAAGAGTTCATCATGACATATATTGTCAGATGCTTCGTTAACTGAGATCAAGATACACTGTCTATGGGCTTCCAGTGAAATACACGTTAGTACTTCTGTCTTTGTAAAGTAGGCATTTTTGAAAAATCCTGGCATGTCTAAATGTTAAAGTCCTATTCGTCCACAATTGGAAAGCTAGAAAGAAAATCTACCATGAGTTGTAGGTTAGATGATAATTAAGAcctcaaaagagaaaaggaatgagAGGATTTATGGGAACATTTGATGCTCAGGGCCACGGTAAATACCTGGGCTGCAAAGAAAACAGCCTGTGCCATGAGAGCAGAGCTTCTTCACTGAGAAGGTATTCTGGAGCAGGTGAGAATTGAGGGATCTGGAAATAGTTTCCCTAGTATTAtctattttctttgtaatgtgtGTGGTGAAATCTTAACAGTGAATGCTTCTGAGTGTATATGGGTGTTTCTTTGTGATGTATCTCCTTATTCTTTTTGCTATGGATACAGTAATACTTCATGGTataattttgaagattaaaaactCAATATGAAGTCATCTAGctcattttcttgtattttgttgATGGTAGATAAAGCCTTATTTAACCATTTGttaagttttttcctttttttaatttccattggcCAATTGTGGTGAGTTTCTCAAGAAGTTACTAAATGTGAGTTGTTGCATCACATTTCTTGGTCTCCAGTCTTCTTCATCCTGTCCAGACCCATTTTATTGCTGCTGGAAGAAAAATTTATGACAGGTCATTTGATTAAATAGTATTAGAATAATGATGTTCTTTTTCCCACTACCTATTCTCCCAAAAATCATAGTTCAAGAGCAACAGGTTCTAGAAGTTAGTCCTGGATTAGTTGTCTCATTTTCTAGCCTCCAttcaagttacttttaaaaatcatatttatgtGGATACATTTATGttaaacaaatgtgtttttagAGGTCCTCCTTGAATATACTCTTCAGTGTAAATTCTGGGCCCCAGGAATAGGGAGATAGTAGTGTTTCATGAGTACTTAATAGCTGGCAGTCACTTTTCTGATAATCTTTTAATTTAGCCAAGTCAGGGCTACTTGTTAAAAAAGTAGAGAGGACTTCAGATGTAGAAGTAAAGGGTTTGGGGCATATGAAGAAAGAGAGTTACATGAATAAAATTCATGAGCTCATGAGTTATTTTGGAATTTACTTTCCTTAGTGGCATAACttattacattaattattttatggcaggttttactttgttttaactTGAGGGTTTCTATAGGATGGGTTAGTTGGCCCTCTACCTAGTCTTTAAAGAATCTCTTGGTTCAGCATGTTGTACTTCATTTTTGGTAATTGATTTATTCTGTCTTCTTGCAGATTGAGGTGGTGCCATGCAGCAAGCAGCAGAGAGATGCAGAGTTCGAGCCAGAAGGCCTGACATGGCACTTTATATACCGAAAGCTCGAAGGGGTATAGTGCTGCTTAAGTCAGGTGATGAAGAAAAAAGCTGTGGTCCACCTAACTCTGTggtgaaagaagaacaaaaagaagatgGTCTCTTCCAAAAGGAGATCTTTAGAGGCAAATCTGAGACTCAGACACTAAGCATTAATCCTGATGATAAGGAACACAACCatagggaaggaaagaagttttcaacaaaattaagaaaagacacatgccttcaagaaagaaagaaagatagggtTTGTGTTAGGAGGGGAACCACAGAATCTAAAGAAGCATTATCCCAAGGACATCAGCAAAGTGTCCCAAATCCTGGGATGCCACCTAGTGCACCTTTACAAAGACACGTTAAACCAAAGAAGGTGGAGTGTTTGGAGGTCGAAACCACAAATGTGATAGGACCTGGGAAGTTGCTTCTATCTCAGTCTTGTTCAGAAGTGGGTGAGGCCCAGGTTCTAAACAAACCATTCCAAAATATGGAATTCTGTGATTTCAGTAGGCACAAAGTAAGTGGCAAAACGTTCAAAGGCAgagatttggaaaacagaattgAAACTGATGTCAAGGTGGTGGAGATACTATCCCAGTTTCCTGGAGTTTTTAATTCTGTATTGAAACCTGAGAGTAATACTGTGCCAGTAAAACTAAGTTCTGATTCTGAAACTGTACCAGAAAGTATGCAAACATCGTGTGGAATGTTGACTCTCGGCAATGGAGGCATCACTGCCATTTGTGTTCCTGGAAGTGCGGATGCTGTCACTGATCAAACTTGTGTAGACTTTGAAGCTGAGAATGTTGGTGATACAGCCAACAGTACAGATATCATCTTGGCTCAGAGAGGTATAGATTCCATTCCTGAGACTTTGGGTCACATCTCTCATAAAATGACCATAGTCAGCAAATTAGAGAGTATAAATGGCATTTTTGATCCAACACTGATTAGAGAGTATGAGAAGAATGACAGTACTGCTGATGACTTGTGTATAAGGTATGAGCCTTCTGATACAGCTCTCCTTGCTCATGAAACAGATATAGATAATGGGCTGAAGAGTGTAGGTGACATTACCCATAAGGCATGTAAGATGGACATTACAGATGTCCTGTCTGATCAGATAACTGTGGGCAGCCCTTGTGTAGCTGCAGTTAGAACAGCTGGTGAGGCCTGTAGCAACACAAatagtttctcaaaatatttagaaatgagtGCAGATACAGCCCCTCTTCATGTAGCTGGGAGTGGGAATGACATAGAAA from Leopardus geoffroyi isolate Oge1 chromosome D2, O.geoffroyi_Oge1_pat1.0, whole genome shotgun sequence carries:
- the R3HCC1L gene encoding coiled-coil domain-containing protein R3HCC1L; translated protein: MQQAAERCRVRARRPDMALYIPKARRGIVLLKSGDEEKSCGPPNSVVKEEQKEDGLFQKEIFRGKSETQTLSINPDDKEHNHREGKKFSTKLRKDTCLQERKKDRVCVRRGTTESKEALSQGHQQSVPNPGMPPSAPLQRHVKPKKVECLEVETTNVIGPGKLLLSQSCSEVGEAQVLNKPFQNMEFCDFSRHKVSGKTFKGRDLENRIETDVKVVEILSQFPGVFNSVLKPESNTVPVKLSSDSETVPESMQTSCGMLTLGNGGITAICVPGSADAVTDQTCVDFEAENVGDTANSTDIILAQRGIDSIPETLGHISHKMTIVSKLESINGIFDPTLIREYEKNDSTADDLCIRYEPSDTALLAHETDIDNGLKSVGDITHKACKMDITDVLSDQITVGSPCVAAVRTAGEACSNTNSFSKYLEMSADTAPLHVAGSGNDIENFSSLTACSDIYAESISSSFTESTGKLIKSLSDCASSLPIKKIAGSNCSTFLDCELSMLNGTKVLSDSALGIDLDCTGDITEALHELKTAEEFETKEEDNSENIEFGVSFPDTESVSMETSMEPKATETSHVEGSTATEDSWESLFNDDGDCLDPRLLQELSGNMKNRESIQEPRFDYYNHEVSDIDLSDCEFPHVIEIYDFPQEFRTEDLLRVFCSYQKKGFDIKWVDDTHALGVFSSPITARDALGSKHTMVKIRPLSQATRAAKAKARAYAEFLQPAKERPETSAALARRLVISALGVRSKQSKTEREAELKKLQEARERKRLEAKQREDVWEGRDQSAV